A part of Pungitius pungitius chromosome 15, fPunPun2.1, whole genome shotgun sequence genomic DNA contains:
- the yeats2 gene encoding YEATS domain-containing protein 2 isoform X1 has protein sequence MSGIKRKIEGNDPDYDDISLVQNSKRNKAAEHNAREAAVQKIETIIREQFSLEMKNKEHEIDVISQRLNEARRMMDKLRACIVANYYANAGITKLPEHVSKSDPAVLNHPAIRRFLESPSRSTSPLNQGSETLSLPHSESGSLSQQGEGAERDGEGAWREDGSRQERRPGRNTGKDTFGVPLSLGEEQRVTYHPTGNEASRLYAKKTIVVGNVSRYIPPDKREENDQSTHKWMVYVRGSRREPSIDHFVKKVWFFLHPSYKPNDLVEVSEPPFHLTRRGWGEFPVRIQIHFKDPRNKRIDIIHQLKLDRTYTGLQTLGAETVVDVELYRNSLGEDYIPQASSSKATHRVASPTLAPSLAQSYGPSSSPIPHDTSVDKGLIKAEVGRSVSGHSSGLPAGERTPTRPKAGDRIILGSHGNSAFQPITASCKIVPLGLPPSPTESPSKSFQPITMSCKIVSGSPISTPSHSPLPRTPATPTAHSKQSSSSVLNNPYIIVDKPGQVISMASSSAASTGSPSSKQSAAQGTRSPAPKVHTGTFLSSGMKVIIKQEPGEVSTHQQQMVSTVTSQQQPATTATHQFVTVKGGHMISMATQKPAGGAPGATTSKMLGIPVSSTLQSAVKQVAISSGQIVVAKGNPSVSKVMGGKQVLAQGVAKAIVSGASGISGQQAAAKAAGGPSGKSGVMATLQLPANNLANLANLPPGTKLYLTTNSKNPSGKGKLLLIPQGAILRASGAGQQSQSSSSAGAGAPQTSTSSSSSSSSLPSNLSYTSYILKQTPQGTFLVGQPAQGSGKQVGSSSAGQSASTPATVTQQAIRVTAGQKAAIVAQVVGGSQGAQMKLSDGSVKTVTASAAGHLSKPGTTTLRMTGGVITAASSTPGSVSAAAASQQQAADGVKSASPHHSLLVAANQAAVISAAKSAAAAATAGGSLSKMAVATLVKGAANSATVPKSAAGSAGAVVTVAKGVANMPVVGVSKGAGVGVAKSSAASLAASLVGGMAAAGGGKTPAALSGMLKISSAGSSAQQTVLTIPANQLKQLGVGTASGGVVMPVGKVVSKGPVASTPSSWSSTTPGAAGASPCPARQASPSPALPLAQVKTEPGSSTAVTAVPSPPVTAPVATCVSVASAVKQEQGADNAAHDLINPEHIETMMQLLTAVIKKFPLIVPEKTEDSHPFCASSTEQYYSWTIGKRRASELQRAVAVKRVVQDVLDRSPRLQALTPPKTREVAQWCRQRGYTPPDLEPQHVNDDESIEDILTQIDNEPECPATLSSCDELVLRLEQMQALLKTDPEEVDDKIVDIVTVTPPCRKLKVKEEEQEADSEPKFFLGPCASAQFVSETAQQIGVTFQPVEVEKNVFAPVVEAMILKATEQFASDVLREALAGAYAKSPPNRAPREITAMNIHQAVSSIPTCDFITNTHMGYLSNGN, from the exons ATGTCAggaattaaaaggaaaatagaaGGCAACGACCCCGACTACGACGACATTTCGCTTGTTCAAAAtagtaaaagaaacaaagcgGCTGAGCACAATG CCCGAGAAGCAGCAGTTCAGAAGATTGAAACCATCATCAGAGAGCAGTTTTCTTTGGAGATGAAGAACAAAGAGCATGAGATAGATGTGATAAGTCAG AGACTCAATGAAGCCAGGAGGATGATGGACAAACTGAGGGCGTGCATAGTGGCTAACTACTATGCCAATGCTGGAATAACAAAGCTCCCCGAG CATGTTTCTAAGAGTGACCCCGCCGTGCTGAACCATCCGGCCATCAGGCGGTTCTTGGAGTCCCCGTCCCGGTCCACGTCCCCTCTCAACCAGGGCTCTGAGACTCTGTCCCTGCCCCACTCGGAGTCCGGATCCCTCTCTCAGCAAGGCGAGGGAGCTGAGCGGGATGGAGAGGGGGCGTGGAGAGAGGACGGCAGCAGGCAGGAGCGCAGGCCAGGGCGCAACACAGGCAAG GACACATTTGGCGTGCCATTGTCCttaggagaagagcagagggtgACCTATCACCCAACTGGGAACGAAGCATCTAGACTCTATGCTAAGAAGACAATTGTAGTGGGGAACGTGTCCAG GTACATTCCCCCAGATAAGCGTGAAGAAAATGACCAATCCACCCATAAGTGGATGGTGTACGTCAGGGGCTCCAGGAGGGAACCCAGTATCGACCACTTTGTGAAGAAAGTCTGGTTCTTCCTGCATCCCAGCTACAAACCCAACGACCTAGTGGaagtcag TGAGCCACCCTTCCACTTAACACGTCGCGGTTGGGGTGAGTTTCCTGTGAGGATCCAGATCCACTTCAAAGACCCCCGCAACAAACGCATCGACATCATCCACCAGTTAAAG CTGGACAGAACATACACTGGGCTGCAGACACTCGGGGCAGAAACT GTGGTTGATGTGGAGCTCTATAGGAACTCTCTTGGCGAGGACTACATCCCCCAGGCCTCCTCCTCTAAGGCGACTCACAGAGTAGCCAGCCCCACGTTGGCCCCCTCCTTGGCTCAAAGTTATGGACCTTCCAGTTCTCCCATCCCACATGATACCAGTGTAGACAAAG GTTTAATCAAAGCGGAGGTAGGAAGGTCTGTAAGTGGCCACAGCTCCGGCCTCCCTGCTGGTGAACGCACTCCAACCCGACCCAAGGCCGGCGACAGGATCATTCTCGGTTCCCATGGCAACTCTGCCTTCCAGCCGATTACAGCAAGCTGTAAGATTGTCCCACTCGGACTACCCCCAAGTCCCACCGAGTCTCCCAGTAAATCGTTCCAACCAATCACCATGAGCTGTAAAATTGTTTCAG GGTCTCCCATATCCACCCCAAGCCACTCGCCGCTGCCTCGCACACCAGCCACCCCCACTGCCCACAGCAAGCAGAGCTCCTCGTCTGTCCTTAACAACCCTTACATCATTGTGGACAAGCCTGGCCAAGTGATCAGCATGGCTTCCTCATCCGCTGCCTCCACAG GAAGCCCCTCATCCAAACAGTCCGCTGCTCAAGGCACTCGCTCTCCAGCCCCCAAAGTCCACACGGGCACCTTCCTGTCGTCGGGGATGAAG GTTATTATCAAGCAGGAACCAGGGGAAGTTTCAACACATCAGCAGCAGATGGTTTCCACAGTAACCAGCCAGCAGCAACCTGCTACTACCGCAACACACCAGTTTGTCACAGTGAAAGGAGGTCACATGATCTCCATGGCGACCCAGAAACCGGCAGGAGGGGCCCCAGGGGCAACAACCAGCAAG ATGTTAGGCATTCCTGTCAGCTCTACGCTCCAGTCGGCAGTCAAACAGGTGGCCATCAGCAGCGGACAGATTGTGGTGGCCAAGGGCAACCCTTCCGTCTCCAAGGTGATGGGTGGGAAGCAGGTTTTGGCTCAGGGAGTCGCTAAGGCCATCGTCAGTGGAGCCAGTGGCATCTCTGGTCAGCAGGCTGCTGCCAAGGCTGCTGGTGGTCCGAGTGGAAAGAGTGGAG TGATGGCCACTCTTCAGCTGCCAGCCAACAACTTGGCCAATCTAGCTAATTTACCTCCAGGCACCAAGCTCTACCTGACCACCAACAGTAAGAACCCTTCAGGGAAAGGCAAGCTGCTTCTCATCCCACAGGGAGCTATCCTCCGTGCCTCCGGCGCAG GTCAGCAGTCCCAGAGCAGCTCATCGGCAGGTGCTGGCGCTCCACAgacctccacttcctcctcttcctcctccagcagtctGCCTTCTAACCTCTCTTACACGTCATACATCCTTAAACAGACCCCACAG GGTACGTTTCTGGTTGGCCAGCCAGCACAGGGATCGGGGAAGCAGGTTGGTTCGAGTTCGGCAGGTCAATCAGCATCAACTCCAGCGACTGTCACCCAGCAGGCCATACGGGTGACCGCTGGACAGAAGGCGGCTATCGTGGCTCAG GTGGTGGGCGGCTCCCAGGGTGCACAGATGAAGCTGTCTGACGGCTCCGTTAAGACGGTCACGGCATCTGCAGCGGGCCACTTGTCCAAGCCGGGGACGACCACATTGAGGATGACAGGCGGAGTCATCACCGCCGCTAGTTCCACCCCCGGCTCCGTCAGTGCTGCAGCGGCCAGTCAGCAACAG GCTGCCGATGGCGTCAAGTCGGCCTCTCCGCACCACTCGCTCCTGGTGGCAGCCAACCAAGCGGCCGTGATAAGCGCAGCCAAgagcgccgccgctgccgccactGCTGGAGGCAGCCTGTCAAAGATGGCTGTGGCCACCTTGGTCAAGGGTGCTGCAAACTCAGCCACAGTGCCAAAGAGTGCCGCGGGCTCAGCGGGAGCCGTGGTAACGGTGGCCAAAGGCGTCGCCAACATGCCTGTCGTCGGCGTGTCCAAGGGCGCGGGGGTGGGCGTGGCCAAAAGCAGCGCGGCGTCACTGGCTGCCTCGTTAGTCGGCGGGATGGCtgcggcaggaggaggaaagacgCCCGCGGCCCTCTCAG GTATGCTGAAGATCAGTTCCGCAGGTTCCAGCGCCCAACAGACGGTCTTAACCATCCCTGCCAACCAGCTCAAGCAGCTGGGGGTGGGCACCGCGTCTGGGGGCGTAGTCATGCCCGTTGGGAAAG TGGTGTCTAAAGGCCCCGTTGCCAGTACTCCGTCCTCCTGGTCTTCCACCACtcctggagcagctggagccTCCCCATGTCCCGCCAGACAGGCgtccccctcccctgccctgCCTCTGGCCCAAG TGAAGACAGAGCCAGGTTCCAGCACAGCTGTCACAGCTGTTCCCTCCCCCCCGGTGACTGCTCCCGTCGCCACATGCGTCAGCGTTGCCTCTGCAGTGAAGCAGGAGCAAGGGGCAGATAACGCAGCACACGACCTCATCAA CCCTGAACACATAGAGACGATGATGCAGCTGCTGACAGCGGTGATAAAGAAGTTCCCCCTTATTGTTCCAGAGAAGA CTGAGGACTCCCATCCATTCTGTGCCTCTTCAACAGAACAGTATTATTCCTGGACTATTGGCAAGCGCAGAGCATCAGAG CTCCAGCGAGCGGTGGCAGTGAAGCGGGTCGTCCAGGATGTGTTGGACCGCTCGCCCCGCCTGCAGGCCCTCACCCCCCCGAAGACGAGAGAGGTGGCGCAGTGGTGTCGCCAGAGGGGCTACACGCCGCCGGACCTGGAACCCCAGCACGTGAACGACGACGAGTCCATCGAGGACATCCTCACTCAGATAGATAACGAGCCCG AGTGCCCGGCGACCCTGAGCAGCTGCGACGAGCTGGTGCTGCGGCTGGAGCAGATGCAAGCTCTGCTGAAGACTGATCCGGAGGAGGTGGACGACAAAATAGTCGACATTGTGACTGTGACCCCTCCCTGCCGGAAGCTGAAGgtcaaggaggaggagcaagaggCTGACTCGGAGCCGAAGTTCTTCTTGGGCCCCTGTGCTTCCGCTCAGTTCGTCAGTGAAACGGCTCAGCAA ATTGGGGTAACCTTCCAGCCAGTTGAGGTGGAGAAAAATGTGTTCGCTCCGGTAGTGGAAGCCATGATTCTGAAG GCTACCGAACAGTTTGCCAGCGACGTCCTGAGAGAAGCTCTGGCTGGGGCCTACGCCAAATCCCCTCCGAACAG GGCGCCAAGAGAGATCACAGCTATGAACATCCACCAGGCCGTCAGTAGCATCCCCACCTGTGACTTcatcaccaacacacacatgggtTACCTGTCGAATGGCAATTGA
- the yeats2 gene encoding YEATS domain-containing protein 2 isoform X2, translating to MSGIKRKIEGNDPDYDDISLVQNSKRNKAAEHNAREAAVQKIETIIREQFSLEMKNKEHEIDVISQRLNEARRMMDKLRACIVANYYANAGITKLPEHVSKSDPAVLNHPAIRRFLESPSRSTSPLNQGSETLSLPHSESGSLSQQGEGAERDGEGAWREDGSRQERRPGRNTGKDTFGVPLSLGEEQRVTYHPTGNEASRLYAKKTIVVGNVSRYIPPDKREENDQSTHKWMVYVRGSRREPSIDHFVKKVWFFLHPSYKPNDLVEVSEPPFHLTRRGWGEFPVRIQIHFKDPRNKRIDIIHQLKLDRTYTGLQTLGAETVVDVELYRNSLGEDYIPQASSSKATHRVASPTLAPSLAQSYGPSSSPIPHDTSVDKGLIKAEVGRSVSGHSSGLPAGERTPTRPKAGDRIILGSHGNSAFQPITASCKIVPLGLPPSPTESPSKSFQPITMSCKIVSGSPISTPSHSPLPRTPATPTAHSKQSSSSVLNNPYIIVDKPGQVISMASSSAASTGSPSSKQSAAQGTRSPAPKVHTGTFLSSGMKVIIKQEPGEVSTHQQQMVSTVTSQQQPATTATHQFVTVKGGHMISMATQKPAGGAPGATTSKMLGIPVSSTLQSAVKQVAISSGQIVVAKGNPSVSKVMGGKQVLAQGVAKAIVSGASGISGQQAAAKAAGGPSGKSGVMATLQLPANNLANLANLPPGTKLYLTTNSKNPSGKGKLLLIPQGAILRASGAGQQSQSSSSAGAGAPQTSTSSSSSSSSLPSNLSYTSYILKQTPQGTFLVGQPAQGSGKQVGSSSAGQSASTPATVTQQAIRVTAGQKAAIVAQVVGGSQGAQMKLSDGSVKTVTASAAGHLSKPGTTTLRMTGGVITAASSTPGSVSAAAASQQQAADGVKSASPHHSLLVAANQAAVISAAKSAAAAATAGGSLSKMAVATLVKGAANSATVPKSAAGSAGAVVTVAKGVANMPVVGVSKGAGVGVAKSSAASLAASLVGGMAAAGGGKTPAALSGMLKISSAGSSAQQTVLTIPANQLKQLGVGTASGGVVMPVGKVKTEPGSSTAVTAVPSPPVTAPVATCVSVASAVKQEQGADNAAHDLINPEHIETMMQLLTAVIKKFPLIVPEKTEDSHPFCASSTEQYYSWTIGKRRASELQRAVAVKRVVQDVLDRSPRLQALTPPKTREVAQWCRQRGYTPPDLEPQHVNDDESIEDILTQIDNEPECPATLSSCDELVLRLEQMQALLKTDPEEVDDKIVDIVTVTPPCRKLKVKEEEQEADSEPKFFLGPCASAQFVSETAQQIGVTFQPVEVEKNVFAPVVEAMILKATEQFASDVLREALAGAYAKSPPNRAPREITAMNIHQAVSSIPTCDFITNTHMGYLSNGN from the exons ATGTCAggaattaaaaggaaaatagaaGGCAACGACCCCGACTACGACGACATTTCGCTTGTTCAAAAtagtaaaagaaacaaagcgGCTGAGCACAATG CCCGAGAAGCAGCAGTTCAGAAGATTGAAACCATCATCAGAGAGCAGTTTTCTTTGGAGATGAAGAACAAAGAGCATGAGATAGATGTGATAAGTCAG AGACTCAATGAAGCCAGGAGGATGATGGACAAACTGAGGGCGTGCATAGTGGCTAACTACTATGCCAATGCTGGAATAACAAAGCTCCCCGAG CATGTTTCTAAGAGTGACCCCGCCGTGCTGAACCATCCGGCCATCAGGCGGTTCTTGGAGTCCCCGTCCCGGTCCACGTCCCCTCTCAACCAGGGCTCTGAGACTCTGTCCCTGCCCCACTCGGAGTCCGGATCCCTCTCTCAGCAAGGCGAGGGAGCTGAGCGGGATGGAGAGGGGGCGTGGAGAGAGGACGGCAGCAGGCAGGAGCGCAGGCCAGGGCGCAACACAGGCAAG GACACATTTGGCGTGCCATTGTCCttaggagaagagcagagggtgACCTATCACCCAACTGGGAACGAAGCATCTAGACTCTATGCTAAGAAGACAATTGTAGTGGGGAACGTGTCCAG GTACATTCCCCCAGATAAGCGTGAAGAAAATGACCAATCCACCCATAAGTGGATGGTGTACGTCAGGGGCTCCAGGAGGGAACCCAGTATCGACCACTTTGTGAAGAAAGTCTGGTTCTTCCTGCATCCCAGCTACAAACCCAACGACCTAGTGGaagtcag TGAGCCACCCTTCCACTTAACACGTCGCGGTTGGGGTGAGTTTCCTGTGAGGATCCAGATCCACTTCAAAGACCCCCGCAACAAACGCATCGACATCATCCACCAGTTAAAG CTGGACAGAACATACACTGGGCTGCAGACACTCGGGGCAGAAACT GTGGTTGATGTGGAGCTCTATAGGAACTCTCTTGGCGAGGACTACATCCCCCAGGCCTCCTCCTCTAAGGCGACTCACAGAGTAGCCAGCCCCACGTTGGCCCCCTCCTTGGCTCAAAGTTATGGACCTTCCAGTTCTCCCATCCCACATGATACCAGTGTAGACAAAG GTTTAATCAAAGCGGAGGTAGGAAGGTCTGTAAGTGGCCACAGCTCCGGCCTCCCTGCTGGTGAACGCACTCCAACCCGACCCAAGGCCGGCGACAGGATCATTCTCGGTTCCCATGGCAACTCTGCCTTCCAGCCGATTACAGCAAGCTGTAAGATTGTCCCACTCGGACTACCCCCAAGTCCCACCGAGTCTCCCAGTAAATCGTTCCAACCAATCACCATGAGCTGTAAAATTGTTTCAG GGTCTCCCATATCCACCCCAAGCCACTCGCCGCTGCCTCGCACACCAGCCACCCCCACTGCCCACAGCAAGCAGAGCTCCTCGTCTGTCCTTAACAACCCTTACATCATTGTGGACAAGCCTGGCCAAGTGATCAGCATGGCTTCCTCATCCGCTGCCTCCACAG GAAGCCCCTCATCCAAACAGTCCGCTGCTCAAGGCACTCGCTCTCCAGCCCCCAAAGTCCACACGGGCACCTTCCTGTCGTCGGGGATGAAG GTTATTATCAAGCAGGAACCAGGGGAAGTTTCAACACATCAGCAGCAGATGGTTTCCACAGTAACCAGCCAGCAGCAACCTGCTACTACCGCAACACACCAGTTTGTCACAGTGAAAGGAGGTCACATGATCTCCATGGCGACCCAGAAACCGGCAGGAGGGGCCCCAGGGGCAACAACCAGCAAG ATGTTAGGCATTCCTGTCAGCTCTACGCTCCAGTCGGCAGTCAAACAGGTGGCCATCAGCAGCGGACAGATTGTGGTGGCCAAGGGCAACCCTTCCGTCTCCAAGGTGATGGGTGGGAAGCAGGTTTTGGCTCAGGGAGTCGCTAAGGCCATCGTCAGTGGAGCCAGTGGCATCTCTGGTCAGCAGGCTGCTGCCAAGGCTGCTGGTGGTCCGAGTGGAAAGAGTGGAG TGATGGCCACTCTTCAGCTGCCAGCCAACAACTTGGCCAATCTAGCTAATTTACCTCCAGGCACCAAGCTCTACCTGACCACCAACAGTAAGAACCCTTCAGGGAAAGGCAAGCTGCTTCTCATCCCACAGGGAGCTATCCTCCGTGCCTCCGGCGCAG GTCAGCAGTCCCAGAGCAGCTCATCGGCAGGTGCTGGCGCTCCACAgacctccacttcctcctcttcctcctccagcagtctGCCTTCTAACCTCTCTTACACGTCATACATCCTTAAACAGACCCCACAG GGTACGTTTCTGGTTGGCCAGCCAGCACAGGGATCGGGGAAGCAGGTTGGTTCGAGTTCGGCAGGTCAATCAGCATCAACTCCAGCGACTGTCACCCAGCAGGCCATACGGGTGACCGCTGGACAGAAGGCGGCTATCGTGGCTCAG GTGGTGGGCGGCTCCCAGGGTGCACAGATGAAGCTGTCTGACGGCTCCGTTAAGACGGTCACGGCATCTGCAGCGGGCCACTTGTCCAAGCCGGGGACGACCACATTGAGGATGACAGGCGGAGTCATCACCGCCGCTAGTTCCACCCCCGGCTCCGTCAGTGCTGCAGCGGCCAGTCAGCAACAG GCTGCCGATGGCGTCAAGTCGGCCTCTCCGCACCACTCGCTCCTGGTGGCAGCCAACCAAGCGGCCGTGATAAGCGCAGCCAAgagcgccgccgctgccgccactGCTGGAGGCAGCCTGTCAAAGATGGCTGTGGCCACCTTGGTCAAGGGTGCTGCAAACTCAGCCACAGTGCCAAAGAGTGCCGCGGGCTCAGCGGGAGCCGTGGTAACGGTGGCCAAAGGCGTCGCCAACATGCCTGTCGTCGGCGTGTCCAAGGGCGCGGGGGTGGGCGTGGCCAAAAGCAGCGCGGCGTCACTGGCTGCCTCGTTAGTCGGCGGGATGGCtgcggcaggaggaggaaagacgCCCGCGGCCCTCTCAG GTATGCTGAAGATCAGTTCCGCAGGTTCCAGCGCCCAACAGACGGTCTTAACCATCCCTGCCAACCAGCTCAAGCAGCTGGGGGTGGGCACCGCGTCTGGGGGCGTAGTCATGCCCGTTGGGAAAG TGAAGACAGAGCCAGGTTCCAGCACAGCTGTCACAGCTGTTCCCTCCCCCCCGGTGACTGCTCCCGTCGCCACATGCGTCAGCGTTGCCTCTGCAGTGAAGCAGGAGCAAGGGGCAGATAACGCAGCACACGACCTCATCAA CCCTGAACACATAGAGACGATGATGCAGCTGCTGACAGCGGTGATAAAGAAGTTCCCCCTTATTGTTCCAGAGAAGA CTGAGGACTCCCATCCATTCTGTGCCTCTTCAACAGAACAGTATTATTCCTGGACTATTGGCAAGCGCAGAGCATCAGAG CTCCAGCGAGCGGTGGCAGTGAAGCGGGTCGTCCAGGATGTGTTGGACCGCTCGCCCCGCCTGCAGGCCCTCACCCCCCCGAAGACGAGAGAGGTGGCGCAGTGGTGTCGCCAGAGGGGCTACACGCCGCCGGACCTGGAACCCCAGCACGTGAACGACGACGAGTCCATCGAGGACATCCTCACTCAGATAGATAACGAGCCCG AGTGCCCGGCGACCCTGAGCAGCTGCGACGAGCTGGTGCTGCGGCTGGAGCAGATGCAAGCTCTGCTGAAGACTGATCCGGAGGAGGTGGACGACAAAATAGTCGACATTGTGACTGTGACCCCTCCCTGCCGGAAGCTGAAGgtcaaggaggaggagcaagaggCTGACTCGGAGCCGAAGTTCTTCTTGGGCCCCTGTGCTTCCGCTCAGTTCGTCAGTGAAACGGCTCAGCAA ATTGGGGTAACCTTCCAGCCAGTTGAGGTGGAGAAAAATGTGTTCGCTCCGGTAGTGGAAGCCATGATTCTGAAG GCTACCGAACAGTTTGCCAGCGACGTCCTGAGAGAAGCTCTGGCTGGGGCCTACGCCAAATCCCCTCCGAACAG GGCGCCAAGAGAGATCACAGCTATGAACATCCACCAGGCCGTCAGTAGCATCCCCACCTGTGACTTcatcaccaacacacacatgggtTACCTGTCGAATGGCAATTGA